A genomic stretch from Sus scrofa isolate TJ Tabasco breed Duroc unplaced genomic scaffold, Sscrofa11.1 Contig2372, whole genome shotgun sequence includes:
- the LOC110258557 gene encoding olfactory receptor 4K3-like has protein sequence MEEVNQTVVSEFILLGLCDTWELQAFLLLVFPLLYLITILGNNFTVLLIISDLHLHSPMYFLLANLSFIDFCLSTVITPKMITDFLKEHKTISFGGCMCQIFFGHFLGGSEMVLLVLMAYDRYVAICKPLHYSSIMNKQMCIWLVMTSWITGFVHSISQLAIIIKLPFCGPRELDSFFCDIPLVIKLACMDTYILEKLINADSGVLATTCFTLLLISYTYILLTVCHQSKDGASKALSTCTAHITVVVLFFGPCIFIYLCPLGITWVDKFLAVFYAVITPLLNPAIYTLRNKEIKIAIKRL, from the coding sequence ATGGAAGAAGTAAACCAGACAGTGGTGTCTGAATTTATTCTTCTTGGGCTGTGTGATACATGGGAGCTACAGGCCTTTCTCCTACTGGTATTTCCTTTACTTTATTTAATCACCATTTTAGGCAACAACTTCACTGTGCTCCTAATTATTTCTGACCTCCATCTCCACTCCCCTATGTACTTCCTGTTAGCCAATCTTTCCTTCATTGACTTCTGCCTTTCCACAGTAATCACCCCTAAAATGATCACAGACTTTCTCAAAGAACACAAGACCATCTCTTTTGGGGGTTGCATGTGTCAGATTTTTTTTGGACATTTCCTTGGAGGGTCTGAGATGGTGCTGCTTGTGCTAATGGCCTACGACCgttatgtggccatctgcaagccactCCACTACTCTAGCATCATGAACAAACAAATGTGTATTTGGCTAGTGATGACATCATGGATCACTGGCTTTGTGCATTCAATAAGCCAACTAGCTATAATTATAAAACTGCCCTTCTGTGGACCCAGAGAATTGGATAGCTTTTTCTGTGATATTCCATTGGTGATCAAGCTAGCCTGCATGGACACTTATATTCTAGAAAAGTTGATAAATGCTGATAGTGGGGTACTGGCAACCACCTGCTTCACTCTCTTACTGATCTCTTACACTTATATCCTGCTTACTGTCTGCCATCAGTCTAAGGATGGGGCATCCAAGGCTCTCTCCACTTGCACTGCCCACATCACAGTGGTGGTGCTCTTCTTTGGGCCCTGCATCTTCATCTATCTGTGTCCACTGGGCATCACCTGGGTGGACAAGTTTCTTGCTGTCTTTTATGCAGTCATCACACCTCTCCTAAACCCTGCCATTTACACTTTAAGAAACAAAGAGATTAAAATTGCCATTAAGAGACTATGA